One Branchiostoma lanceolatum isolate klBraLanc5 chromosome 18, klBraLanc5.hap2, whole genome shotgun sequence DNA window includes the following coding sequences:
- the LOC136423910 gene encoding protein tyrosine phosphatase type IVA 1-like, with product MARLNRPAPPVVLEHKGMRFLIMDRPSNSNLPKYIEELKSHNVKELVRVCEPTYSTEPLEKEGIHVCDWPFDDGAPPPNNIVDEWFNLLKTRFREDPGSCIAIHCVAGLGRAPVLVALALMESGMKFEDAVQFIRDKRRGAINAKQLNFLEKYRPKSRLKIITRNGGKNNCCVQ from the exons ATGGCGAGACTGAACAGACCGGCACCGCCTGTGGTGCTTGAGCACAAGGGCATGAGGTTCTTGATAATGGACCGCCCCTCCAACTCCAACCTCCCCAAGTACATCGAG GAACTGAAGAGTCACAATGTGAAGGAGTTGGTGAGAGTATGTGAGCCCACCTACAGCACTGAGCCACTGGAGAAGGAAGGCATTCACGTTTGT GATTGGCCTTTTGATGATGGCGCCCCCCCACCTAACAACATCGTGGACGAGTGGTTCAACCTGCTGAAGACTCGCTTCCGTGAAGACCCGGGGAGCTGTATCGCCATTCACTGTGTGGCTGGACTGGGGAG AGCACCTGTTCTGGTTGCTCTGGCCTTGATGGAAAGTGGAATGAAATTTGAGGATGCAGTGCAGTTCATCAGAGA TAAACGTCGTGGAGCCATCAACGCCAAGCAACTGAACTTCCTGGAAAAATACAGGCCAAAGTCCCGGCTGAAGATCATCACAAGGAATGGGGGGAAAAACAACTGTTGTGTCCAGTAG